Proteins found in one Thermomicrobiales bacterium genomic segment:
- a CDS encoding alanine racemase — MAAMRAIRPGMPVEELETPVLVVDLDTMERNLARMMEILDGSSLRLRPHLKTAKSPTIAHLMIEAGAIGVCSAKLSEAEVMADAGIRDILLTSEVAGPGTFDRLVALAARLPEFKAVVDNAWAVDKIAAIARERGVVVKLLIEIDVKTGRSGVVDAEAALALADHIRDTDGVELVGLHGYAGHAQVQPEGSPRT; from the coding sequence ATGGCAGCGATGCGCGCGATTCGTCCCGGTATGCCGGTTGAAGAGCTTGAGACGCCCGTGCTGGTCGTCGATCTGGACACCATGGAGCGCAACCTGGCGCGGATGATGGAGATCCTCGATGGCTCGTCGCTGCGGCTGCGTCCGCACCTGAAGACCGCGAAGTCCCCAACCATCGCCCACCTGATGATCGAGGCTGGAGCGATCGGCGTTTGCAGCGCCAAGCTATCCGAGGCCGAGGTGATGGCCGACGCCGGTATCCGCGACATCCTGCTGACCTCCGAGGTCGCCGGGCCGGGCACGTTCGACCGCCTCGTCGCGTTGGCGGCACGGCTGCCCGAGTTCAAGGCTGTCGTCGATAATGCCTGGGCAGTGGACAAGATCGCGGCCATCGCGCGCGAACGCGGGGTCGTCGTCAAGCTGCTGATCGAGATCGACGTCAAGACTGGCCGCAGCGGCGTGGTGGATGCCGAGGCGGCGCTGGCGCTGGCCGATCACATCCGCGACACCGACGGCGTCGAACTGGTTGGCCTGCATGGCTACGCCGGTCACGCGCAAGTGCAGCCCGAGGGTTCGCCGCGAACGTAA
- a CDS encoding L,D-transpeptidase — translation MNRRGDRGFARTIAAGIAFLLIAAMFPSLASASVDPATGVYFDDTGQVLSNPFYEAWEDHGGLREAGEPVSPAVQRGDSWVQWFTFTRMEIAKPALDQAQPSDAVSAPVGLSVAASLGLTGLHPAFLARQHTQTDGTRVFDNGRMLANAFLHAWEKGDTGDRLGMPISEEFSIGDTNYQFFERGALSWNPNFGVSLVPLGIYDAALHSSLKLTGAQPDGVPTYAEATYTAPAAGGEKWIDINLSTYLLTAYEGSNAVLQTYIVDGAAEYPTVTGNFNIYWKLDSQTMSGYNVDGSRYETEDVPWVMYFYADFAIHGAYWRSSFGYSGSHGCVNTPVGDAAWLYSWAPYGTLVSVHY, via the coding sequence ATGAACAGACGCGGTGATCGAGGCTTCGCTCGCACAATCGCCGCAGGTATTGCCTTTCTTCTTATCGCTGCAATGTTTCCGTCATTGGCGTCTGCCAGTGTGGACCCGGCGACGGGCGTCTATTTCGACGACACCGGGCAGGTGCTGAGCAATCCGTTCTACGAGGCCTGGGAAGATCACGGCGGCCTGCGCGAAGCAGGTGAGCCGGTGAGCCCGGCCGTCCAGCGCGGTGATAGCTGGGTGCAGTGGTTCACCTTCACACGCATGGAGATCGCCAAGCCAGCACTGGATCAGGCGCAGCCATCAGACGCAGTCTCTGCGCCGGTCGGACTGTCGGTTGCCGCCAGCCTCGGCCTGACCGGCCTCCACCCCGCGTTCCTGGCCCGCCAGCACACGCAGACAGATGGCACGCGGGTGTTCGACAACGGTCGGATGCTGGCGAACGCCTTCCTGCATGCCTGGGAGAAGGGCGACACCGGCGACCGACTGGGCATGCCGATCTCCGAAGAATTCTCGATCGGCGACACGAATTACCAATTCTTTGAGCGCGGCGCGCTGTCGTGGAATCCTAATTTCGGCGTGTCACTCGTCCCGCTCGGCATCTACGACGCGGCGCTGCACTCGTCGCTGAAGCTGACCGGCGCGCAGCCGGACGGCGTGCCGACCTACGCCGAGGCCACCTACACCGCACCGGCGGCAGGCGGCGAGAAGTGGATCGACATCAACTTGTCGACCTACCTGTTAACGGCCTACGAGGGCAGCAACGCCGTTTTGCAGACCTACATCGTCGACGGCGCAGCCGAGTACCCAACCGTCACCGGCAACTTCAACATCTACTGGAAGCTCGATTCGCAAACGATGAGTGGCTACAACGTCGATGGCAGTCGTTATGAGACGGAAGACGTGCCGTGGGTCATGTACTTCTACGCCGACTTCGCCATCCATGGAGCCTACTGGCGTTCGTCGTTCGGCTACTCCGGCAGTCACGGCTGCGTGAACACGCCGGTCGGGGACGCCGCCTGGCTCTACTCGTGGGCACCCTACGGCACACTCGTCTCCGTGCACTACTAG
- a CDS encoding heme A synthase, translating to MERARLKTIVRRIAVLNAAVMLLVLIQGALVSNTGSADGCGNSWPLCHGKFIPQYTFETAIEFSHRFVTSIATVLIFATAIGALKLYRHRREMRIYVPIMIGFLFLQAGLGAAAVMWPQSDEVKALHFGISLIAFASTVLVAAMMYDIDSWDKLRDHRVTSRLRWVVWGLTAYTYVVVYLGAYVRHTNSMLACTDWPLCNGSVFPGFSGPVGIAFGHRVSAAVLVIGMIALLRWTRNLRDTRPDLYWGSILAVAFVIAQAIGGGIVVLTRVDTFATMSHSIIVSLFFGTMTYMCVHVLPRPEEARAATPAATEQRSPLPSPAGD from the coding sequence ATGGAACGGGCACGACTGAAGACGATCGTTCGGCGCATTGCCGTGCTGAATGCGGCGGTAATGCTGCTGGTGCTGATCCAGGGCGCGCTAGTGAGCAACACCGGCTCGGCTGACGGCTGCGGGAATTCGTGGCCACTGTGCCACGGCAAGTTCATTCCGCAGTACACATTCGAGACCGCCATCGAGTTCAGCCACCGCTTCGTCACCTCGATCGCGACCGTGCTGATTTTCGCCACTGCCATCGGCGCGCTGAAGCTCTACCGCCATCGCCGCGAAATGCGTATCTACGTCCCGATCATGATCGGGTTCCTGTTCCTGCAGGCCGGCCTCGGCGCGGCGGCGGTCATGTGGCCGCAGTCCGACGAGGTGAAAGCGCTGCATTTCGGCATCTCACTGATCGCTTTCGCCAGCACCGTCCTCGTCGCGGCGATGATGTACGACATCGACAGTTGGGACAAGCTACGCGATCACCGAGTGACATCACGCCTGCGCTGGGTGGTCTGGGGTCTGACCGCCTACACCTACGTCGTCGTCTACCTCGGCGCGTATGTGCGCCACACGAATTCGATGCTGGCCTGCACCGACTGGCCGCTGTGTAACGGCAGTGTCTTCCCCGGCTTTTCCGGGCCGGTCGGCATTGCCTTCGGCCACCGCGTCTCCGCGGCGGTCCTTGTCATCGGCATGATCGCGCTGCTGCGCTGGACCCGCAATCTCCGCGACACGCGCCCCGACCTCTACTGGGGCAGCATCCTGGCAGTGGCGTTTGTCATCGCCCAGGCCATCGGCGGCGGCATCGTCGTGCTGACGCGGGTCGACACCTTCGCCACCATGTCGCACAGCATCATCGTGTCGCTCTTCTTCGGCACAATGACCTACATGTGCGTGCACGTCCTGCCGCGCCCCGAAGAGGCGCGCGCGGCGACACCAGCAGCGACCGAGCAGCGCTCACCGCTCCCGTCGCCGGCTGGTGACTAG
- a CDS encoding HAD family hydrolase yields MTIRGVIFDLDGTLANTLPVCCAAFRPVLRDITGRQYSDPEIMALFGPNEEGILQQMAGDGWQQALQCFLSEYEAHHDTCLATFDGIDETLRHINESGARMAIITGKGAGSAAISVRRLGLDAYFDLIASGSATGVIKSQQIREVAEQWALPVEQVAYVGDTAYDMQHAAEAGATPIAAAWADTADRDALAATNPQRLFITVTDFDRWIRDHVCS; encoded by the coding sequence ATGACGATCCGTGGTGTGATCTTTGACCTGGACGGCACACTGGCGAATACGCTGCCAGTCTGTTGTGCTGCTTTCCGCCCGGTTCTGCGCGACATAACGGGGCGTCAGTACAGCGACCCGGAGATCATGGCGCTCTTCGGCCCGAACGAGGAGGGGATTCTGCAGCAGATGGCTGGCGACGGCTGGCAACAGGCACTGCAATGCTTTCTCTCCGAGTACGAGGCCCACCACGACACCTGCCTGGCGACGTTCGATGGGATCGATGAGACACTACGCCACATCAACGAGAGTGGCGCACGGATGGCGATCATCACCGGCAAGGGAGCTGGAAGCGCCGCCATCTCAGTCCGGCGACTGGGTCTCGATGCGTACTTCGACCTGATTGCGTCCGGTTCCGCTACGGGCGTCATCAAGTCGCAGCAGATCCGCGAGGTCGCCGAACAGTGGGCGCTGCCAGTCGAGCAGGTCGCCTATGTTGGCGACACCGCCTACGACATGCAGCACGCGGCAGAAGCCGGTGCCACGCCCATCGCAGCAGCCTGGGCCGACACTGCCGATCGCGATGCTTTGGCGGCGACCAACCCGCAACGGCTCTTCATCACCGTCACCGACTTCGATCGCTGGATACGAGACCATGTCTGCAGCTAA
- a CDS encoding heterodisulfide reductase-related iron-sulfur binding cluster has product MIPTREILWNIGSISRIALLTLMVIPFAFIAFGLARRASIWLRGQPEDRFGDWGIRLRGALQKSIFHGRIIRRNKLYAGIMHACLFGGFVILFIGTLIVATEDDITVPLFGWSFYNGNFYLGYKLIVNLGGVMLITGVVMAFLRRFGMRPVYQETAADDLILLTMLLVLSVQGFVVQSLRLAVEKDAWGPWSWVSYPMSIAYQGLSESTLRDLHWINWWGHFLTTFVFLGYLAYSKMVHVFTSLANVFFRRLRPMGELASIPDLEEAESFGIAHLEDFSWAQLMNVDACMHCGRCLEYCPTFNTGKDLRPRDLILEIAGFSADNGGIFSGEVGEGENSARFRWGAGADRDLIGGVVTPAELWDCTTCGACMEHCPVYIEHVPLIVGMRRNLVLEQGEFPDELVTMFNNLERLNSPYQFPQNQRDDWTRKVGAPVPIMAEKAAAGEEVEVLFFVGCLGSFDSRSQQTTIALTRILQEAGINFAILGKEETCTGDPAKRVGNEYLAQMLAMQTVETLNQYSFKKIVTACPHCFNAMANEYPQIGGNYEVVHHSQLINQLIDEGHIQLEPDSAIAQGKVTYHDPCYIGRYNGVYDEPRGVVNALPGVELVEMRRNRNKSFCCGGGGGRMFMEETSGTRINQARVTEAIDTGAEVLCAACPFCMTMFEDGIKGVGAEETFAVKDLAELVAGSMRTKQPANGARADGGE; this is encoded by the coding sequence GTGATTCCAACCCGCGAGATCCTGTGGAATATTGGGAGCATCTCCCGCATCGCGCTCCTCACGCTCATGGTCATCCCGTTCGCGTTCATCGCTTTCGGCCTGGCGCGGCGCGCGAGCATCTGGCTGCGTGGCCAACCGGAGGATCGCTTCGGAGACTGGGGAATCCGGCTTCGCGGGGCGCTGCAAAAGAGCATCTTCCACGGTCGGATCATCCGCCGTAACAAGCTTTACGCAGGCATCATGCATGCCTGTCTCTTCGGCGGCTTCGTCATTCTGTTCATCGGCACACTAATCGTCGCAACCGAAGACGACATCACTGTGCCACTGTTCGGCTGGTCGTTCTACAACGGCAACTTCTACCTCGGCTACAAGCTGATCGTGAACCTCGGCGGCGTCATGCTCATTACCGGCGTCGTCATGGCCTTCCTGCGCCGCTTCGGCATGCGTCCGGTCTATCAGGAAACGGCGGCAGACGATCTGATCCTGCTGACGATGCTGCTCGTGCTGAGCGTGCAGGGTTTCGTCGTCCAGTCCCTGCGTCTGGCGGTCGAGAAGGACGCCTGGGGGCCGTGGTCGTGGGTGTCATACCCGATGTCGATCGCGTATCAGGGGCTATCGGAATCGACGCTGCGCGATCTGCACTGGATCAACTGGTGGGGTCACTTCCTGACGACGTTTGTCTTCCTCGGCTACCTGGCCTACTCGAAGATGGTCCACGTCTTCACCAGCCTGGCGAATGTCTTCTTCCGGCGTCTGCGACCAATGGGCGAGCTGGCCTCGATCCCTGACTTGGAAGAGGCCGAATCGTTCGGCATCGCCCACCTCGAGGACTTCTCCTGGGCACAGCTCATGAACGTGGACGCCTGCATGCACTGCGGGCGCTGCCTGGAGTACTGCCCAACGTTCAACACCGGCAAGGACTTGCGACCGCGCGACCTGATTCTGGAGATTGCCGGATTCTCAGCCGACAACGGCGGCATCTTCTCCGGCGAAGTCGGCGAGGGCGAGAACTCAGCGCGCTTCCGCTGGGGTGCCGGTGCTGATCGCGATCTGATCGGTGGCGTGGTGACGCCGGCCGAATTGTGGGACTGCACGACCTGTGGGGCCTGCATGGAGCACTGCCCGGTCTACATTGAGCACGTGCCGCTCATTGTCGGCATGCGTCGCAACCTCGTCCTGGAACAGGGCGAATTCCCCGACGAGCTCGTCACGATGTTCAACAACCTTGAACGGCTCAACAGCCCGTATCAGTTCCCGCAAAATCAGCGCGACGACTGGACGCGCAAGGTCGGGGCACCGGTCCCGATCATGGCCGAGAAGGCCGCCGCCGGTGAAGAGGTTGAGGTGCTGTTCTTCGTCGGCTGCCTCGGCTCGTTCGACTCGCGCAGCCAGCAGACGACGATCGCGCTGACGCGCATCCTGCAGGAGGCGGGCATCAACTTCGCCATCCTCGGCAAGGAAGAGACCTGCACCGGCGACCCGGCCAAGCGCGTCGGCAACGAATATCTGGCCCAGATGCTGGCGATGCAGACGGTCGAGACGCTCAACCAGTATTCATTCAAGAAGATCGTCACCGCCTGCCCGCACTGCTTCAACGCGATGGCCAACGAGTACCCGCAGATCGGCGGAAACTACGAGGTTGTCCACCACTCGCAACTCATCAACCAGCTCATCGACGAGGGCCACATCCAGCTGGAGCCTGATTCGGCCATCGCGCAGGGCAAGGTGACCTATCACGACCCCTGCTATATCGGGCGCTACAACGGCGTCTACGACGAGCCGCGCGGCGTCGTGAATGCGCTGCCGGGCGTCGAGCTGGTGGAGATGCGCCGCAACCGCAACAAGTCATTCTGCTGTGGCGGCGGCGGCGGTCGCATGTTCATGGAGGAGACCAGCGGCACGCGCATCAACCAGGCCCGTGTCACCGAGGCAATTGACACCGGTGCCGAAGTCCTCTGCGCCGCCTGCCCGTTCTGCATGACGATGTTCGAGGACGGCATCAAGGGCGTTGGTGCTGAGGAGACGTTTGCCGTGAAGGATCTGGCAGAACTGGTCGCCGGGTCGATGCGCACGAAGCAACCGGCGAATGGCGCGAGGGCAGACGGCGGCGAGTAG
- a CDS encoding ChbG/HpnK family deacetylase translates to MRRLIVNADDFGRAPGVSCGIIEAHRAGIVTSTTLMVNQRWSRDAAHLAESDPALGIGLHLSFCYGEPLAQVPSLTGADGMLDRDLDRLRANLLVEDIEAEGRAQLERFRKLTRRNPTHLDSHQHVHAWPEVRGIIAQIANENELPLRAIDDEHRAFLRGAGVRTTDHFVGDFFAPGSMDAEGLLAALAVLPDGVTELMCHPGYDDQHLSDSSFRREREAELMLLCRPDVRNALADVALTTWASL, encoded by the coding sequence ATGCGACGGCTCATCGTCAATGCCGATGACTTTGGTCGCGCGCCGGGCGTGAGTTGCGGGATCATCGAGGCGCACCGGGCCGGGATCGTCACCAGCACAACGCTAATGGTCAACCAGCGCTGGAGCCGCGATGCCGCCCATCTCGCGGAGTCTGATCCAGCGCTCGGCATCGGGCTGCACCTGAGCTTCTGCTATGGCGAACCACTGGCACAGGTTCCGTCGCTGACCGGTGCAGACGGCATGTTGGACCGCGACCTCGACCGGCTGCGCGCGAACCTGCTGGTAGAGGACATTGAGGCTGAGGGACGCGCTCAGCTGGAGCGCTTCCGCAAGCTCACTCGCCGCAACCCGACCCACCTCGACAGCCATCAGCATGTCCATGCCTGGCCGGAGGTGCGCGGCATCATCGCGCAGATCGCCAACGAGAACGAGTTGCCGCTGCGGGCCATCGACGACGAGCATCGCGCTTTCCTGCGTGGCGCAGGTGTGCGCACCACAGATCATTTCGTCGGCGATTTCTTCGCTCCGGGCAGCATGGATGCCGAGGGCCTGCTGGCCGCACTGGCAGTGCTCCCTGACGGCGTGACCGAGTTGATGTGCCATCCGGGCTACGACGACCAACACCTGTCCGACAGCTCATTCCGCCGCGAACGTGAGGCGGAGCTGATGCTGCTGTGCCGACCTGATGTCCGCAACGCCCTTGCTGACGTGGCCCTCACGACCTGGGCGAGTCTCTAG
- a CDS encoding cupin domain-containing protein produces MEAWTLNDLLERARTSETDFYDVLRHDSMSCGIYRLAANGIDDQVPHYEDEIYIVLHGTGRLKVGDEDIAVGPGSLVFVAAHVEHRFHDFAEDLEILVLFAPAYTGRHLVE; encoded by the coding sequence GTGGAAGCATGGACGCTTAACGATCTGCTCGAACGCGCTCGGACATCAGAGACTGACTTCTACGATGTTCTGCGTCACGATTCGATGAGCTGCGGTATCTATCGGCTGGCGGCCAACGGCATCGACGATCAGGTGCCGCACTACGAGGATGAGATCTACATCGTCCTGCATGGAACGGGTCGTCTGAAGGTGGGAGATGAGGACATCGCCGTCGGCCCTGGCTCGCTCGTCTTCGTCGCCGCGCACGTCGAGCATCGCTTCCACGACTTCGCCGAAGATCTGGAGATTCTCGTCCTGTTCGCCCCGGCCTACACCGGACGCCATCTGGTTGAGTGA